In a genomic window of Caloenas nicobarica isolate bCalNic1 chromosome 1, bCalNic1.hap1, whole genome shotgun sequence:
- the FBXO7 gene encoding F-box only protein 7 isoform X2, protein MKLRVRLQKRTAPLEVPGAEPTLGELRAQLRQALLPAWGYSSDIKFSITLNRKDALTEDQKTLASYGIVSGDLICLLLEEADGQPILPPPPSLPLENGHEPPTLIPNKSQASSSKEEGQNEQSDNQKAQVEVQKSDERAGSSLEFPSGLVPEDVDLEEGTGSYPSEPMLCSEAADGEIPHSLEMLYLSAECTSATDALIVLVHLLMMETGYVPQGTEAKAVSMPEKWRGNGVYKLQYTHPLCEEGSAGLTCVPLGDLVAINATLKINKEIKGVKRIQLLPASFVCFQEPEKVASVYKDLQKLSRLFKDQLVYSLLAAARQALNLPDVFGLVVLPLELKLRIFRLLDVRSLISLSAVCRDLYTASNDQLLWRFMYLRDFRAVQEKVETEEGRAEMEAHDVFAPHTSSNPLSSQPILS, encoded by the exons ATGAAGCTCCGCGTGCGGCTGCAGAAGCGAACGGCCCCGCTGGAGGTGCCGGGGGCGGAGCCAACGCTGGGGGAGCTGCGCGCGCAGCTGCGCCAGGCCCTGCTGCCCGCCTGGGGGTACAG TTCTGATATCAAGTTTTCTATAACATTGAATAGAAAAGATGCTCTCACAGAAGATCAGAAGACCTTAGCTTCATATGGGATTGTTTCTGGTGATTTGATATGCTTATTACTAGAAGAAGCAGATGGACAACCCATCctacctcctcctccttctctcccactTGAGAATGGTCATGAGCCGCCCACCTTGATCCCCAACAAAAGTCAGGCCAGCAGTTCAAAAGAAGAAGGGCAGAACGAGCAATCTGACAACCAGAAAGCTCAGGTGGAAGTTCAGAAGAGTGATGAGAGG GCAGGATCCAGCCTAGAATTCCCTTCTGGATTAGTCCCAGAAGATGTTGACCTGGAAGAAGGTACAGGTTCCTATCCCTCTGAGCCCATGCTGTGCAGTGAAGCTGCTGATGGTGAAATACCACATTCCTTAGAGATGCTCTACCTTTCTGCTGAGTGTACCAGTGCCACCGATGCCTTGATTGTTCTAGTACATCTTCTCATGATGGAGACAGGCTACGTACCTCAG gGGACAGAAGCCAAGGCAGTGTCTATGCCAGAGAAATGGAGAGGGAATGGTGTTTATAAGCTCCAGTATACGCATCCCCTTTGTGAAGAAGGTTCTGCTGGTTTGACCTGTGTGCCTTTGGGGGATCTTGTTGCTATTAATG CAACATTAAAAATCAACAAAGAGATTAAAGGTGTTAAGAGAATACAGCTATTGCCAGCATCATTCGTTTGCTTTCAGGAGCCAG AAAAGGTTGCAAGTGTTTACAAAGACCTTCAGAAATTATCACGTCTCTTTAAAGACCAGCTGGTTTACTCTCTTCTGGCTGCTGCCCGACAAG CTCTGAACTTGCCAGATGTGTTTGGATTAGTGGTCCTTCCCCTTGAGCTCAAGCTTCGGATTTTCAGACTTCTGGATGTCCGTTCACTCAtctctctttctgctgtttgccGTGATCTGTACACAGCTTCAAATGACCAGCTTCTATGGAGGTTTATGTATCTGCGAGATTTCCGAG CTGTACAAGAAAAAGTTGAAACAGAAGAAGGACGCGCTGAGATGGAGGCACATGATGTTTTTGCCCCCCACACCTCATCCAATCCCCTTTCATCCCAACCCATTCTATCCTAA
- the FBXO7 gene encoding F-box only protein 7 isoform X1 yields the protein MKLRVRLQKRTAPLEVPGAEPTLGELRAQLRQALLPAWGYSSDIKFSITLNRKDALTEDQKTLASYGIVSGDLICLLLEEADGQPILPPPPSLPLENGHEPPTLIPNKSQASSSKEEGQNEQSDNQKAQVEVQKSDERAGSSLEFPSGLVPEDVDLEEGTGSYPSEPMLCSEAADGEIPHSLEMLYLSAECTSATDALIVLVHLLMMETGYVPQGTEAKAVSMPEKWRGNGVYKLQYTHPLCEEGSAGLTCVPLGDLVAINATLKINKEIKGVKRIQLLPASFVCFQEPEKVASVYKDLQKLSRLFKDQLVYSLLAAARQALNLPDVFGLVVLPLELKLRIFRLLDVRSLISLSAVCRDLYTASNDQLLWRFMYLRDFRDPIIRPCDTDWKELYKKKLKQKKDALRWRHMMFLPPTPHPIPFHPNPFYPNPFPPNPFPSNPIYPPMIIGGEYDERPTLPYVGDPINSLIPGPGEAPGQFPPFRAPFDPIGSLPGANPTLPGRAGPNDRFPPRPSRGRPMDIRRAFI from the exons ATGAAGCTCCGCGTGCGGCTGCAGAAGCGAACGGCCCCGCTGGAGGTGCCGGGGGCGGAGCCAACGCTGGGGGAGCTGCGCGCGCAGCTGCGCCAGGCCCTGCTGCCCGCCTGGGGGTACAG TTCTGATATCAAGTTTTCTATAACATTGAATAGAAAAGATGCTCTCACAGAAGATCAGAAGACCTTAGCTTCATATGGGATTGTTTCTGGTGATTTGATATGCTTATTACTAGAAGAAGCAGATGGACAACCCATCctacctcctcctccttctctcccactTGAGAATGGTCATGAGCCGCCCACCTTGATCCCCAACAAAAGTCAGGCCAGCAGTTCAAAAGAAGAAGGGCAGAACGAGCAATCTGACAACCAGAAAGCTCAGGTGGAAGTTCAGAAGAGTGATGAGAGG GCAGGATCCAGCCTAGAATTCCCTTCTGGATTAGTCCCAGAAGATGTTGACCTGGAAGAAGGTACAGGTTCCTATCCCTCTGAGCCCATGCTGTGCAGTGAAGCTGCTGATGGTGAAATACCACATTCCTTAGAGATGCTCTACCTTTCTGCTGAGTGTACCAGTGCCACCGATGCCTTGATTGTTCTAGTACATCTTCTCATGATGGAGACAGGCTACGTACCTCAG gGGACAGAAGCCAAGGCAGTGTCTATGCCAGAGAAATGGAGAGGGAATGGTGTTTATAAGCTCCAGTATACGCATCCCCTTTGTGAAGAAGGTTCTGCTGGTTTGACCTGTGTGCCTTTGGGGGATCTTGTTGCTATTAATG CAACATTAAAAATCAACAAAGAGATTAAAGGTGTTAAGAGAATACAGCTATTGCCAGCATCATTCGTTTGCTTTCAGGAGCCAG AAAAGGTTGCAAGTGTTTACAAAGACCTTCAGAAATTATCACGTCTCTTTAAAGACCAGCTGGTTTACTCTCTTCTGGCTGCTGCCCGACAAG CTCTGAACTTGCCAGATGTGTTTGGATTAGTGGTCCTTCCCCTTGAGCTCAAGCTTCGGATTTTCAGACTTCTGGATGTCCGTTCACTCAtctctctttctgctgtttgccGTGATCTGTACACAGCTTCAAATGACCAGCTTCTATGGAGGTTTATGTATCTGCGAGATTTCCGAG ATCCTATTATAAGGCCTTGTGACACAGACTGGAAAGAA CTGTACAAGAAAAAGTTGAAACAGAAGAAGGACGCGCTGAGATGGAGGCACATGATGTTTTTGCCCCCCACACCTCATCCAATCCCCTTTCATCCCAACCCATTCTATCCTAATCCCTTTCCTCCCAACCCATTCCCATCAAACCCAATCTATCCCCCGATGATCATTGGTGGAGAATATGATGAGAGACCAACACTTCCATATGTCGGAGACCCGATTAACTCGCTCATTCCTGGTCCAGGAGAAGCACCAGGCCAGTTTCCTCCATTCAGAGCACCATTTGACCCAATTGGTTCCTTGCCTGGAGCAAACCCTACACTTCCAGGACGAGCTGGTCCCAATGACAGGTTTCCACCTAGACCCAGCCGGGGCCGCCCCATGGACATTCGCCGTGCGTTCATTTGA